In the Campylobacter sputorum subsp. sputorum genome, TTGTTATCTTTTGCAGATAAAACTATCACGGATGTTCTTGCTGATTTTTGTTTTATGATATCGATTAAATCGATCCCGTCTCCATCTGGAAGCATTAAATCTGTTAAAACTAAATCATAATTTCTTATGCCTATAAAATATTCAGCATCTTTGAAATTTTCACAACTATCTGTTTGATATCCGAATTCTTGTAGACCTTCCACTATGGTTTTATTTAGTGTCAACTCATCTTCTACTATTAAGATTCTCATAATTTTTATCTCTCTTTCATAATATTTTAAGGAATTGTATCAAATATTAAGAAAAAATTCAAGATAGCACAAAATCAATAAACTATTTCATCCATAGCACCTACTTTGCAGTTTTTAAGGGCTTGAGGCTTGATAACCCTAATCTTAACAGATATTAAATTTGGAAATTTTAATTTAAGTTTTTCAAAAGTTACTTTTATAGACTCTTCTACAAATTCAAATTTACCATTTTTATAAATTAGCTCAATTTCTTGCATAACTAACCTATAATCAATAATATCGTCACTTTGATATTCTATATCTAAAGTAATGATTTGCTTGTGCTCTCTTTCAAATTCCAAACATCCGATAATTGTTTTAAATTCAAAATCTTTTATGATAGTTTTCATATAACTTTACTCTCTGTTTTGCTTAAAAGTCTTTTTATGTTTGGAATGTGCTTATAAGTAACGATAAATGCGATTATAAGTATTGGTGCGTGAGTATTAATTCCTGGCATATCATAATGAAAGATAAACGATAGAAGAACCATTGCTAGAAGTGCACAAAGACTGGCAAGAGATGATATTTTTAGCACTTTTCCTACAAAAAACCAAACAACTAACGCACCGATTAATTCAAGTGGTAAAAAACACGCGAACACTCCAGCTCCAGTTGCTATACCTTTTCCACCTTCAAATTTAAGATATGGTGAAAAGCAGTGTCCAAGAACTGCAAATACTCCCATGCTCCATAGTGTAGTTATGTGTAAATCAAAAATATATTTTCCTATAAGTATAGGGATTATTCCTTTTAAAGCATCAAAAACCACGACTAAAATGGCTGCTTTTTTGGCTTCTTTAGAGCCGTGTTCTTTTAAAACCCTTAAAACATTTGTAGCACCTATGCTATGGCTACCTTCTTTTCTTATATCTATATTTGTAAATTTTTTACATAAAATAAGTCCAAAAGGTATCGCACCTATGAGATACGCAACTAAATACGCAACTAAATTTTCATTCATTTTTATCCTTTAACTTTTCCATACTAATGTAATTTTTTCATCAAAAATATCGCTTTTTTTAGGGCTTAATGCAATTTCTTGTATTTGTATATTTTTGATATTATATCTATTTTTTAATTCATTTATCTCATTTTCAAAATTTGTAACAATCGCATTAAGCTCTTCGTTTATACTTTCTATACTTTGGCTTGCATACTCTACATCTTTTTTTTGATTTAATACACGCCCAGCATTTCTTGCACCCGTTGCAACTTTTCCCATATTTGTCCTAGATGCAATTTTGCCGCCAAAAATAGCTCCTAATATCGAAGTTCCTATGTTTATTACAGCATTTATGCCTTCTGATTTTAGATCATTTTTCTCTTTTTCAAGTTTTATCATAGCTTTTGATAATTTGTCTTCTATTTTGTTTTTCTCTTTTTCAAATTTAGCAGTTATCTCATCTGTAGTTTTTTCTAAAATTTCATTACATTTATCTTGTAATCTTATCATAAATTCCTCTTTGCTCTCATTTGGAATTGAAGTTATATCAAGAGCCGAATAGAGGTAAAGTTTTATGTTTCTATAAAGATATTCTTTAAAATCTTTTTCTTGTGAAATGAAGTTTTTTAAGCTTGATATAAAAGATGGCAAAGATGAATACTTTGAATTTTCTTTTGATTCGTTTTGTAAAGCAAGTTGTAAATTTTGCGAAGCATCGTCCCAGTTTATGGAATTTTCTCCATCTAAAAAAAGCAACATTTGTGTATCTTTGATAATGTCGATATTTTTTTTACTATCAAAAAATCTTATTTTTGCATTTGCCAGCAAATAAGGTTCTAAATTTAAATCCTCTCCATAGCTGTATTTTTGCGTTATATCCGAAGATAAAAGCGGTTTTGATGAGCTAAAATCTATTTTTTTATGTTCGTTTATCTGCGTTTTATAATTTTGCATTAAATTTGAAATTTGTTCTTTGCTAAGCGGTCCTTTAAGATAACTTAAAGCCCATCTTGTGTTTATCACATCAAGTCCATTTGCGTTTATATTTTTTACTAAAAAATTTCTTTTTGGTAAATTTGAAAGCAAATTTTCTAGCTCGGTTTTGTCTAAATTGCTACCACTAATTCCACTAAGTCCTGATATAACTTTTTGTTTATCCTGGGCTGTTTGAAGTCTTCCTATAAACCATGTTCCGATATTTGAAAGACCTTTATAATCCAAATCTACAGGGTTTTGCGTAGATAAAACAACTCCAAGCCCAAATGCACGGGCTTGTTTTAAAAGTGTAAGCATAGGCGTTTTAGATGGTGGATTTGAAGTTGGCGGGAAAAATCCAAAAATCTCATCCATATACAAAATAGCCCTAAGCGAGCTTGTGCCCTCGCTTGTTCTCATCCAAGCTATCATTTCGTTTAAAAAAAGTGTAACAAAAAACATTCTTTCGCTATCGCTTAAATGCGATATGGAAAATATATTGCACCTTGCTTTGCCATCTTTGTTAAAAAACATATTTTTTATATCTAGTTTTTCTCCAACTCTCCACTGCGAAAATGACGGACTTGCTATAAGTGAGTTTAATTTCATAGCAAGTTTTAGCCTATCATTTGCTGGGAAAAATGTATCTACACCAAAAACTCCAATTTTTTGAAATGGCGGATTTGCTATGAATTCTATCAAATTTACAAGGCTGATATCTTTTTTATCTTTAAATTCGTTTAAAAAAATGTTTGATATAAGGACATATTCTCTTGAGCTGATATCATTTGTATCTATTCCAAGTAGCGATAAAAGCGATGATGTAAGAGATGTTATGTATTCATTTAAGTTTTCTTCATCGCTTAAATTTGGTGCATTAAAATCATTAAGTAATGATATGGAGATACCATCAGAACTTTTTGGTGTGTAAATTTTAAACTCTGCACTTTCTTTAAAAAGTTTAACTCTATCTAAACTTTGAAAGCTATTTTCTATGCCTTCTTTCCACTCTTTTGCGGTTTTTGTAGCTAGTTCATCAACACTAAGAGATGCGTTTTGAGCCTCATTTTCATCCATATATGGCAAGAAATCTTCTTTTTTCATATCAGAAAATGCAAGGCATAAATTTGTAAGATCGCCTTTTGGATCTATGATAAAAGTTGGGATATTATCAATGCAAGCTTCTTCTAAAAGCGTGATTCCAAGACCAGTTTTTCCACTTCCTGTCATACCTATAATCGTAGCGTG is a window encoding:
- a CDS encoding dihydroneopterin aldolase, with the translated sequence MKTIIKDFEFKTIIGCLEFEREHKQIITLDIEYQSDDIIDYRLVMQEIELIYKNGKFEFVEESIKVTFEKLKLKFPNLISVKIRVIKPQALKNCKVGAMDEIVY
- a CDS encoding ATP-binding protein, whose translation is MKNLQENLKLFYIGLKDGEPYLYKNKDLTTHATIIGMTGSGKTGLGITLLEEACIDNIPTFIIDPKGDLTNLCLAFSDMKKEDFLPYMDENEAQNASLSVDELATKTAKEWKEGIENSFQSLDRVKLFKESAEFKIYTPKSSDGISISLLNDFNAPNLSDEENLNEYITSLTSSLLSLLGIDTNDISSREYVLISNIFLNEFKDKKDISLVNLIEFIANPPFQKIGVFGVDTFFPANDRLKLAMKLNSLIASPSFSQWRVGEKLDIKNMFFNKDGKARCNIFSISHLSDSERMFFVTLFLNEMIAWMRTSEGTSSLRAILYMDEIFGFFPPTSNPPSKTPMLTLLKQARAFGLGVVLSTQNPVDLDYKGLSNIGTWFIGRLQTAQDKQKVISGLSGISGSNLDKTELENLLSNLPKRNFLVKNINANGLDVINTRWALSYLKGPLSKEQISNLMQNYKTQINEHKKIDFSSSKPLLSSDITQKYSYGEDLNLEPYLLANAKIRFFDSKKNIDIIKDTQMLLFLDGENSINWDDASQNLQLALQNESKENSKYSSLPSFISSLKNFISQEKDFKEYLYRNIKLYLYSALDITSIPNESKEEFMIRLQDKCNEILEKTTDEITAKFEKEKNKIEDKLSKAMIKLEKEKNDLKSEGINAVINIGTSILGAIFGGKIASRTNMGKVATGARNAGRVLNQKKDVEYASQSIESINEELNAIVTNFENEINELKNRYNIKNIQIQEIALSPKKSDIFDEKITLVWKS
- the plsY gene encoding glycerol-3-phosphate 1-O-acyltransferase PlsY gives rise to the protein MNENLVAYLVAYLIGAIPFGLILCKKFTNIDIRKEGSHSIGATNVLRVLKEHGSKEAKKAAILVVVFDALKGIIPILIGKYIFDLHITTLWSMGVFAVLGHCFSPYLKFEGGKGIATGAGVFACFLPLELIGALVVWFFVGKVLKISSLASLCALLAMVLLSFIFHYDMPGINTHAPILIIAFIVTYKHIPNIKRLLSKTESKVI